A DNA window from Kitasatospora atroaurantiaca contains the following coding sequences:
- a CDS encoding FAD binding domain-containing protein, with translation MDLNTVTEVRDARRRDTWRPGDAWLGGGTYLFSEPQPHIRRLIDLSRTGWEPLQLTAEGDLEIAATCTIAQLSRFPKPAEWAAAPLFEQCCRAFLASWKIWNMATVGGNLCNALPAGPMISLTAALDGVCRLLSRTGSVREVPVADFVIGAGRKVLHEGELLRSVTLPARALAGRTAFRQASLYGLGRSGALVIGAVDPIDGELTLTITASTVRPIQLRFALPPNAEALREAVEYAVEPGEYFDDIHGLPAWRRHMTFRFAEEIRRELTEEAGR, from the coding sequence GTGGATCTGAACACGGTGACGGAGGTGCGCGACGCCCGTCGTCGCGACACGTGGCGGCCGGGCGACGCCTGGCTGGGCGGCGGCACGTACCTGTTCTCCGAGCCGCAGCCCCACATCCGCCGCCTGATCGACCTCAGTCGGACCGGCTGGGAACCACTTCAGCTGACCGCCGAAGGAGACCTGGAGATCGCCGCCACCTGCACGATCGCCCAGCTCTCCCGCTTCCCCAAGCCCGCGGAGTGGGCGGCGGCTCCGCTCTTCGAACAGTGCTGCCGGGCCTTCCTGGCCTCCTGGAAGATCTGGAACATGGCCACCGTCGGCGGAAACCTGTGCAACGCGCTGCCCGCCGGGCCGATGATCTCCCTGACCGCCGCCCTCGATGGCGTCTGCCGGCTGCTGTCCCGGACCGGCTCCGTGCGCGAGGTCCCGGTCGCCGACTTCGTCATCGGCGCCGGACGCAAGGTCCTGCACGAGGGTGAGCTGCTCCGTTCGGTCACTCTGCCCGCCCGGGCGCTGGCCGGCCGTACGGCGTTCCGGCAGGCGTCGCTGTACGGGCTGGGCCGGTCGGGCGCGCTGGTGATCGGTGCGGTTGATCCGATCGACGGGGAGTTGACCCTCACCATCACGGCCTCGACCGTGCGGCCGATCCAGCTGCGGTTCGCGTTGCCGCCGAACGCGGAAGCCTTGCGCGAGGCGGTCGAGTACGCGGTCGAGCCGGGGGAGTACTTCGACGACATCCACGGACTCCCGGCCTGGCGACGGCACATGACGTTTCGCTTCGCCGAGGAGATCCGCCGCGAACTGACCGAGGAGGCCGGACGATGA